Below is a window of Streptomyces sp. NBC_01429 DNA.
GGCGAGAAGCACGGCGTCCTTGCTCGCCAGGGCTCCTGGCAGCGGATGGACGCTGAGATCGGCGAAGGGCAGCCGGGCGTATTCGGCCTGCGTCCCGTTGATCAGATGGCCCAGTACCCAGCCCCCGCCGCCGAGGCACTGCCCGTAGCGGGCCTCACGGCAGAACCGGCAGCGCCCGCACGCCGAGATACAGGAGGCCAGCACCCGGTCCCCGGGGCGTACGGTACGGACATCCCGCCCCACCTCGACCACCTCGCCCACGGCTTCGTGCCCGAGCACGGTGCCGGGGGCGACTTCCGGGACGTCCCCCTTGAGGATGTGCAGATCCGTGCCGCAGATGGTGACGGCGTCGACCCGGATGATCGCGTCGGCCAGGTCCTTGATCGCGGGGTCGGGGACATCGTCCCAGGAGGACTGTCCGGGACCGTGGAAGACAAGTGCCTTCATGATGTACCTCCTGTACGCGTACGGGGGCGACCCGGCCTCTCCTGCGCGGGTGCGACCAGGTGCTGTGGCTCCTCATCCGTGCGGGACGATCATCACGGGGCACGCCGCGTGGTGCACGGCCGCCGAGAGAACATGCCCGACCCTCGGTGCGAAAGCGGGTCTGGTCCTGCGGCGGCCGGCGACCAGGAGTCCGGCACCCACGGCGCCCCGGACCACCGCGCGTGCCGGGCTCTCCATCGCCACGGTGCTGGTGGTGGGCACGTCCGGGAACTTCTCGCGCCAGGGCCGCAGGGCCTCGGCGAGTTCCTGGCGGGCGTCCTTCGCCGTCTCCTCGGCGATGTCCGGATCCTGGCCGCGGCGGGTATACGCGTGGGCGGGCAGGAGATTCCTTCCGTGGACGGCGCGCAGCGCGACACCGCGCCGGGACGCCGTCTCGAAGGCGAAGGCGAACAGTTCGTCGCAGGGGCCGTGCAGTCCCAGCGCCACCACCACATCGCCGTCGTCCGTGACGGGCGCCGTGTCCTCCCGGGCGCGGACGAGGGCTGTCGGGATGTCGCAGCGCGACATGACGCTCAGGCCGATGTCTCCGAGGAAGTAGCTGGCCAGTGGGGCCATGTCCCGGGAGCCGAGGACGAGCAGCTCGGACTCCGCGGCTGCGTCCAGGAGGGCGTGCACCGGGTCCTGGGCCACCAGATCCTCGACGACGGGCAGCCCCGGGTGGTGCTCCTCGACGATGCCGAGCGCCTCCCGCAGGATGTGCTCGGCCCAGTAGTTCTGGCCGGACGGCCGATCCGGCCGGATCGACTCCGCCGGTTCGGCGGACAGCAGCACCCACGCGTGGAGCAGGCGCAGGGTCGCGCCGCGGCTCTCGGCCTCCTGCGCGGCCCAGTGAGTGGCGGACAGCGATTCCGGTGAGCCGTCCAGGCCCACGGTGACGACGGGGTTCATGACCGGTCCCCTCGGGCACGGGAGGCGCCGTCGTCGTCCGCCGGGTGCGTGAGTTCGTGGGAGACGGAGACGACGCCGTCGACGCTCGCGCACAGCCGTACCAGCACCGGGATCAGACGCTTCTCCGTCACCGTGCCGCGCAGCGTCACCTGGCCCTCCTTGACATCCGTCGTGACGGCGCCGGGTGCCAGCCCCAGCGTTCCGGACAGGACGTCGTGGGAGATCTCCTCGCGGATGGCGTGGTCCTGCCGCAGGAACACCCGCAGCAGATCAGCGCGGCTGACGATGCCCAGCAGCCGGTCCGCCTCGTCCACCACGGGCAGCCGTTTGACGTTCTGCACCGCCATGAGACGGGCGGCCTCCACGACGGTCCAGTCGGGGCGCGCGCAGATCACCGGAGCGGACATGATCTCCCCGGCGGTACGCCCCTCGGCCCTGGCACGCTCCCACGCCTCCAGGTGCGGCAGAGGCGTCAGCCCCGACGGGTCGGGCCGGCCGGCTGCTTTGCGCAGCAGATCGGCCTCGGACACGATGCCGGCCGGTCGCCCCGCCTCGTCGAGTACCGGCACGGCGCTCACCCCGTTGTCCGACAGCGCCCTGGCGATCTCCTTGAACGGTGTACCGAGCCGTACGCTCACCACATCGCGGGTCATGAGTTCACCGATTCTCCGGTGTTCCATGTCCTCACTCCCTTCCCAGCCACGGACCGTGGGACCCTTCCCGGCCACGGACCGTGGGAGCCGTGGCTTCCCCTCCAGGGTCCGCGCCACCGCGACCGTGCGGCATGAGCCACTCGGCCCCAGCGAGGGCCGGTAGGTCTCGCGACGGGGACCCACCGGCCCCTGCCCGGATCCCCACCCCGACACCACGCTGGAAGGCAAGGACAGAACCACCCGGGAGGCCCCCGTGCTCGCACAAGGACTGGACGTGACGGCAGTGGCCGGTCTCGTGTCCGACGCCACAGCCGCGCCGTCGATGCACAACGCGCAGCCGTGGCGGTTCCGCTACGCGACGGGCAGTGGCACCTTCGCGCTCTTCGCCGATCCCGGGCGCGTCATGCCGTACGCGGACCCCACCACGCGCGGTCTGCACATCGGCTGCGGCGCCGCCCTGCTGAACCTGCGGGTCGCTGTCGCGCATGCGGGCCGGAACCCGGTGACGGCACTCCTGCCCGACCCGGCCGTTCCGGAGCTGCTGGCGACCGTACGAACCGGGGCGCCACCGGCCGCGTCCCCCGCCGCGCCGCCGAGCGCGGCACCCGGCGCGATGGCAGTCCTGTACCCGGCCATCCGCGACCGTCATACCAGCCGCTACCCCTACACCGGCCAGGAGATACCGCAGGACGTCCGCGCCGCGCTCCACAACGCCGCGCGCGAGGAGGGCGCCGAACTCGCCTTCCTGCGAGAACCCCACCTTCAGGCGGTACTGGATCTGACCCGCGACGCGAAGGGCTACGACCTCATGGACGCCGACAAGAGCGCCGAGACGGAACGCTGGACCCGGGACGCCCATACCGAAGCACCCACCGACGGGGTACCGGACTACGCCTTCGGACCGCGCAAGGCGGCCGGCGGGGCCCCCACCCGTGACTTCGCGGGCCGGACCGCGCACCCCGGCCGCCCGCTGGCCGACTTCGAAAAGCACCCCCGCCTCGCACTGCTGAGCACAGCCGCCGACGAACCGGCCGACTGGCTGCGGGCGGGGCAGGCGCTGGAACGTGTCCTTCTGCTGGCCACCTTGCACGGGCTGGTCGCCTCCTTCGCCACCCAGGCCGTCGAACGCCCCGACCTGCGGTGGCTGCTGCGCGACCCGCTCACGGGCGCCGGCCACGCGCAGATGGTTCTCCGACTGGGCTACGGCCCCCGGGGACCCAGCTCGCCGCGCCGCCCCGTACAGGAGGTGCTGACGATCGAGGACTGACCGGCACCGGCCGGCTGTTTCACACAAAGGCAGGGAAGGCGGTGGGAGCGATGGAGCTCCCCGTGGTCGTGGGAATCGACGGATCGGAAGGCAGCCTGTGGGCGGTCGACTGGGCAGCCGCCGAAGCGGAACGTACCGGCCTGCCGCTCCGCCTGGTCCACGCGTCACTCTGGGAACGCTACGAAGGAGTGTGGCCAAGCCGTGGCCCGGACCGCCCCTCCGAGCAGATCTACGCCGAGAACCTCGTCGCCTCCGCCGCGCAGCGGGTCAACCAGCTCGCCCCCGACGTGAAGGTGTCCACCGACGTACAGCCCGAGGACCCGGTGGCGGCCCTCCTGGCCGAGAGCCGGGAAGCCACCCTGCTCGTGGTGGGACCGCGCGGCCACGGCACGGTCGCGGGCATGCTCCTGGGCTCCGTGGGTCTGGCGGTCGCGGCGCGGGCCCGCTGCCCGGTCGTGGTGGCCCGCGGCGAGGAGCCCAACCGGCGGGGCGCCTTCCAGCGGGTGGTCCTGGGCGTCGGGGAGTCCACCGGGTCCACCTCCGCCGCGCACTTCGCCTTCCGCGCGGCCCGCGCGCGGGGCTGCGAACTCCTCGCCGTACGCGCCTGGCGCAGCCCCGCCCGCGAGAACATGCCGTACCCGCAGCCGGGCGGCGCGCAGGAGAAGATCTGCCGCCGTCAGGCGGAAGAGAGCCTGGACCGGGTCCTGGGCGTCGTCCTCGCCGCCTACCCGGAAGTGCTCCCGCACCGGAAAGCCGTACAGGGAACGGCACACCAGACACTGCTGGAGGAGGCGGCCAGCGCCGATCTGCTCGTGGTCGGTGCCCGGCGGCGGCACGGTGCCGTCGGCCTCCAGCTCGGACGCGTCAACCACGCGATGCTGCACCATGCCCCGTGCCCGGTCGCCGTCGTTCCGGCGGTGAGCCTGTCAGCGGAGACCGACCACGAGATGAGGACGTGACCACCATGTCCAAGCAGGAAACCGGCCTCGGCGCACGGATCACCGCCCGCCGTGAACAACTGGGACTCACCCGCGAGACAGTGGCCGAACTCGTCGGATCCGCCCCGGGCTACCTGCGGTACGTGGAGGAGGGACAGGTACTCCCCAGCACCGGGCTCACGCTGCGGCTGGCCCACGCGCTGGACACCACGGCCGACGCGCTGACGGCCGCCTGGCCGAACCCCTCACCACACCACACCGGCGGTAACACGACCGGCAGCGACAGCGACACGCGAACACCGCGACTCGAACTGCTGAGCCGGGACGAGTGCCGCGCTCTGCTGCCGTCGCAAGGAATCGGCCGACTGGCGATCCGGACCCGGACCGGACCCGCGATCATTCCACTCAACTACCTGTACACCAGCGGCAATTTGGCGTACCGGACGGCCCCGGGCAGTGCCGCCGCCTCGG
It encodes the following:
- a CDS encoding helix-turn-helix domain-containing protein, translating into MSKQETGLGARITARREQLGLTRETVAELVGSAPGYLRYVEEGQVLPSTGLTLRLAHALDTTADALTAAWPNPSPHHTGGNTTGSDSDTRTPRLELLSRDECRALLPSQGIGRLAIRTRTGPAIIPLNYLYTSGNLAYRTAPGSAAASAAEQEVVFEVDHVDETSHQGWSINIVGVARAVTGDAAARGLDQLARTMPWAGGGRRQWLSIVPIRMTGRRIELRATAG
- a CDS encoding CBS domain-containing protein, which gives rise to MEHRRIGELMTRDVVSVRLGTPFKEIARALSDNGVSAVPVLDEAGRPAGIVSEADLLRKAAGRPDPSGLTPLPHLEAWERARAEGRTAGEIMSAPVICARPDWTVVEAARLMAVQNVKRLPVVDEADRLLGIVSRADLLRVFLRQDHAIREEISHDVLSGTLGLAPGAVTTDVKEGQVTLRGTVTEKRLIPVLVRLCASVDGVVSVSHELTHPADDDGASRARGDRS
- a CDS encoding universal stress protein, whose product is MVVGIDGSEGSLWAVDWAAAEAERTGLPLRLVHASLWERYEGVWPSRGPDRPSEQIYAENLVASAAQRVNQLAPDVKVSTDVQPEDPVAALLAESREATLLVVGPRGHGTVAGMLLGSVGLAVAARARCPVVVARGEEPNRRGAFQRVVLGVGESTGSTSAAHFAFRAARARGCELLAVRAWRSPARENMPYPQPGGAQEKICRRQAEESLDRVLGVVLAAYPEVLPHRKAVQGTAHQTLLEEAASADLLVVGARRRHGAVGLQLGRVNHAMLHHAPCPVAVVPAVSLSAETDHEMRT
- a CDS encoding Acg family FMN-binding oxidoreductase, coding for MLAQGLDVTAVAGLVSDATAAPSMHNAQPWRFRYATGSGTFALFADPGRVMPYADPTTRGLHIGCGAALLNLRVAVAHAGRNPVTALLPDPAVPELLATVRTGAPPAASPAAPPSAAPGAMAVLYPAIRDRHTSRYPYTGQEIPQDVRAALHNAAREEGAELAFLREPHLQAVLDLTRDAKGYDLMDADKSAETERWTRDAHTEAPTDGVPDYAFGPRKAAGGAPTRDFAGRTAHPGRPLADFEKHPRLALLSTAADEPADWLRAGQALERVLLLATLHGLVASFATQAVERPDLRWLLRDPLTGAGHAQMVLRLGYGPRGPSSPRRPVQEVLTIED
- a CDS encoding universal stress protein; the encoded protein is MNPVVTVGLDGSPESLSATHWAAQEAESRGATLRLLHAWVLLSAEPAESIRPDRPSGQNYWAEHILREALGIVEEHHPGLPVVEDLVAQDPVHALLDAAAESELLVLGSRDMAPLASYFLGDIGLSVMSRCDIPTALVRAREDTAPVTDDGDVVVALGLHGPCDELFAFAFETASRRGVALRAVHGRNLLPAHAYTRRGQDPDIAEETAKDARQELAEALRPWREKFPDVPTTSTVAMESPARAVVRGAVGAGLLVAGRRRTRPAFAPRVGHVLSAAVHHAACPVMIVPHG